In a single window of the Hordeum vulgare subsp. vulgare unplaced genomic scaffold, MorexV3_pseudomolecules_assembly, whole genome shotgun sequence genome:
- the LOC123420241 gene encoding uncharacterized protein LOC123420241: MAAGPLVLWNHRSMQILVLLSLGLQLVLFVFAGIRRRQTLPVRRFLLWLAYLIADSTAVYSVGHLSFGSAVRENQLVAFWAPFLLLHLGGPDNITAYALQDNQLWLRHLTVLIVQVLGAGYVLKKHIAVAGGQDGKLLLIASILMFVVGFVKYAERTWALKCSTLESIAASVNTQPAAIHNHNHPQDIATDEEFHLRRAHSLFHICKRAMVDSSVVEEDSMDGQEEVTSKLIQGVELWTLMEIELSLMYDILYTKAAVVHTFRGYLIRFISPLAVTTSLLLFRFTPKDGYIRSDVAITYILLGGAVFMETMSLLNALASSWTFAFLSTTNWHWLRYTALCNKRWDKLRRAVVWLHDLVKGRIAGNSRYKSRRWSYTIGQYNLLHFCTRPADTLFTSPLLGRLARALAPDEWWNRKHYSATVEMSAEIKFRIAIYMRRLYSKGKFNMGMLRKKWGQNPLKSRGLYQKGILKDSLGVEFQEGIIIWHIATEVFLTRSERAKAMDAEPKVHAIRVMSDYMMFLLVERPYMLPGQPQKKLYQRTCERLVTRRSADPRYPSRARVFKDLFRVRDAPHSSISRVAEREELANNLYNEYEDKEYSHLAPRLTHMAGLAKELLEKEKDGTIDSLELVLDVWMDILVYASNKCSRESHAQKLNSGGELTTILWLMAEYIYQASVAQRDDVV, translated from the coding sequence ATGGCTGCAGGGCCGCTGGTGCTATGGAACCACCGGTCGATGCAGATCCTGGTCCTCCTCAGCCTCGGGCTCCAGCTCGTCCTCTTCGTCTTTGCCGGGATCCGCCGGCGTCAGACGCTCCCTGTGCGGAGGTTCCTCCTGTGGCTAGCGTACCTCATAGCCGACTCCACCGCCGTGTACTCCGTCGGCCACCTGTCGTTTGGCAGCGCCGTGCGTGAGAACCAGCTCGTCGCGTTCTGGGCGCCGTTCCTGCTGCTCCACCTCGGCGGCCCGGACAACATCACCGCCTATGCGCTCCAGGACAACCAGCTCTGGCTCCGACACCTCACCGTCCTGATCGTGCAGGTACTAGGAGCGGGCTACGTCCTCAAGAAGCACATCGCCGTCGCCGGCGGCCAGGATGGGAAGCTGCTCCTGATCGCCTCCATTTTGATGTTCGTCGTCGGCTTCGTCAAGTACGCGGAGAGGACGTGGGCGCTCAAGTGCAGCACCCTGGAGAGCATCGCCGCCTCCGTCAATACGCAGCCGGCCGCCATCCACAACCATAACCACCCTCAGGACATAGCCACGGACGAGGAGTTCCACCTGCGACGAGCCCACTCGCTGTTCCATATCTGCAAGCGCGCCATGGTCGACTCCTCGGTGGTCGAGGAGGACTCCATGGACGGCCAAGAAGAGGTCACCAGCAAGCTGATACAAGGCGTCGAGCTGTGGACGCTGATGGAGATCGAGCTCTCCCTCATGTACGACATCCTCTACACCAAGGCGGCAGTGGTGCACACCTTCCGCGGCTACCTAATCCGCTTCATCTCTCCGCTCGCCGTCACCACTTCGCTTCTGCTGTTCCGGTTCACCCCCAAGGATGGCTACATCAGATCCGATGTGGCCATCACCTACATCCTGCTGGGTGGCGCCGTGTTCATGGAGACGATGTCGCTCCTGAACGCGCTGGCATCGTCTTGGACGTTCGCGTTCCTGAGCACCACCAACTGGCACTGGCTTCGGTACACGGCCCTGTGTAACAAGAGATGGGACAAGCTACGCCGCGCCGTCGTGTGGCTTCACGATCTTGTCAAGGGAAGAATTGCCGGTAACAGCAGGTACAAGTCAAGAAGGTGGTCATACACCATCGGGCAGTACAACTTGCTGCACTTCTGCACGCGCCCCGCCGACACGCTCTTCACCAGCCCCCTGCTCGGGAGGTTGGCGAGGGCACTGGCACCCGACGAGTGGTGGAACCGGAAGCACTACTCGGCGACAGTCGAGATGTCTGCTGAGATCAAGTTCCGTATCGCTATCTACATGAGGCGGCTGTACAGCAAAGGGAAGTTCAACATGGGCATGCTGAGGAAGAAATGGGGCCAGAACCCGCTCAAGAGCCGTGGGCTTTACCAGAAAGGCATCCTCAAGGACTCCCTCGGCGTCGAGTTCCAGGAGGGCATCATCATCTGGCACATTGCCACCGAGGTCTTCCTCACAAGGAGCGAGAGAGCCAAGGCCATGGACGCCGAGCCTAAGGTGCACGCCATTAGGGTCATGTCCGACTACATGATGTTCCTCCTGGTGGAACGTCCCTACATGCTGCCGGGCCAGCCCCAGAAAAAGTTGTACCAGCGGACTTGCGAGAGGCTGGTCACCAGGCGATCGGCTGATCCTAGGTACCCGAGCCGTGCACGCGTCTTCAAGGATCTGTTCCGTGTGCGCGATGCCCCACACTCCAGCATTTCTAGGGTTGCCGAGAGAGAGGAGCTCGCCAACAACCTGTACAATGAATACGAGGATAAGGAGTACAGCCACCTTGCTCCTCGTCTCACTCACATGGCGGGACTTGCCAAGGAGCtgctggagaaggagaaggatggcaCCATAGACTCCTTGGAGCTTGTCCTTGATGTGTGGATGGACATTCTCGTCTATGCCAGCAACAAGTGCAGCAGGGAGTCCCATGCCCAGAAGCTCAACAGTGGTGGCGAGCTGACCACCATCTTGTGGCTCATGGCAGAGTACATCTACCAAGCATCGGTTGCCCAAAGAGATGATGTAGTATAA
- the LOC123420245 gene encoding uncharacterized protein LOC123420245 produces MAAGPLVLWNHRSMQILVLLSLGLQLVLFVFAGIRRRQTLPVRRFLLWLAYLIADSTAVYAVGHLSFGSAVRENQLVAFWAPFLLLHLGGPDNITAYALQDNQLWLRHLTILIVQVLGAGYVLKKHITVARGQDGKLLLIASILMFALGLVKYGERTWALKCSTLESIGASVKTQPPAIHNHNHPQDIATEGEFHLRRAHSLFHICKRAIGDSSVVEEDSVEITVHFGTAVQGVELWTLMEIELSLMYDVLYTKAAVIHTFFGYLVRFVGPLSAITSMLLFQFTSKDGYDRADVAITYVLLGGAVFMETASLLNALASSWTFAFLSTTRWSWLRYTTLCNERWDRLRRAVVWLRNLVKGRVGGDSRYKSRRWSYTIGQYNLLHFCTRPADMPLGRLAKAMGLDEWWNRKHYSGTVEMSGEIKFRIALYMKRLYSKGRFSTGMLRKKWGEDPLESRGLYHKGILKDSLGFEFQEGIIIWHIATEIFLAKSKRAKAVDAAPEVHFIRMMSDYMMFLLVDRPYMLPGQPQKKLYRRTCERLVTMRSADPRYPSRARITDLFCVYDGPNSSTSRVAERVELANNLYDEYQDREYGEVAPRLIHMAQLAKELLEKERDGTTDSLKLVLEVWMDILIYASHKCSRESHAQKLNSGGELTTIVWLMAEHIYLASAPERDDVI; encoded by the coding sequence ATGGCTGCAGGGCCGCTGGTGCTATGGAACCACCGGTCGATGCAGATCCTGGTCCTCCTCAGCCTTGGGCTCCAGCTCGTCCTCTTCGTCTTTGCCGGGATCCGCCGGCGTCAGACGCTCCCCGTGCGGAGGTTCCTCCTGTGGCTAGCGTACCTCATAGCCGACTCCACCGCCGTGTACGCCGTCGGCCACCTGTCATTTGGCAGCGCCGTGCGTGAGAACCAGCTCGTCGCGTTCTGGGCGCCGTTCCTGCTGCTCCACCTCGGCGGCCCGGACAACATCACCGCCTATGCGCTCCAGGACAACCAGCTCTGGCTCCGACACCTCACCATCCTCATCGTGCAGGTCCTCGGAGCGGGCTACGTCCTCAAGAAGCACATCACCGTCGCCCGCGGCCAGGACGGGAAGCTGCTCCTGATCGCCTCCATTTTGATGTTCGCCCTCGGCTTGGTCAAGTACGGGGAGAGGACGTGGGCGCTCAAGTGCAGCACCCTGGAGAGCATCGGCGCCTCCGTCAAGACCCAGCCGCCCGCCATCCACAACCATAACCATCCTCAGGACATAGCCACGGAGGGGGAGTTCCACCTGCGACGAGCCCACTCGCTGTTCCACATCTGCAAGCGCGCCATCGGCGACTCCTCAGTGGTCGAGGAGGATTCCGTGGAGATCACCGTGCATTTCGGTACAGCAGTACAGGGCGTGGAGCTGTGGACGCTGATGGAGATCGAGCTTTCCCTCATGTACGACGTCCTCTACACCAAGGCAGCCGTCATCCACACCTTCTTCGGCTACCTGGTCCGCTTCGTCGGGCCTCTTAGCGCCATCACCTCGATGCTGCTGTTCCAGTTCACCTCCAAGGACGGCTACGACAGAGCCGACGTCGCCATCACCTACGTCCTGCTGGGCGGCGCCGTGTTCATGGAGACGGCGTCGCTCCTGAACGCGTTGGCGTCATCCTGGACCTTTGCGTTCCTGAGCACTACCAGGTGGAGCTGGCTTCGGTACACCACCCTGTGCAACGAGAGATGGGACAGGCTCCGGCGCGCCGTCGTGTGGCTTCGTAATCTTGTCAAGGGACGAGTTGGCGGTGACAGTAGGTACAAGTCAAGAAGGTGGTCATACACCATCGGGCAGTACAACTTGCTGCATTTCTGCACGCGCCCCGCCGACATGCCGCTCGGTAGGCTGGCCAAGGCAATGGGACTCGACGAGTGGTGGAACCGGAAGCACTACTCGGGGACCGTCGAGATGTCTGGTGAGATCAAGTTCCGTATCGCTCTCTACATGAAGCGGTTGTACAGCAAGGGGAGGTTCAGCACGGGCATGCTAAGGAAGAAGTGGGGCGAGGATCCGCTGGAGAGCCGTGGGCTTTACCACAAAGGCATCCTCAAGGACTCCCTCGGCTTCGAGTTCCAGGAGGGCATCATCATCTGGCACATCGCCACCGAGATCTTCCTTGCCAAAAGCAAGAGAGCCAAGGCAGTGGATGCTGCGCCTGAGGTGCATTTTATTAGGATGATGTCCGACTATATGATGTTCCTATTAGTGGATCGTCCCTACATGCTGCCAGGACAGCCCCAAAAGAAGTTGTACCGGCGGACCTGCGAGAGGCTGGTCACCATGCGATCGGCTGATCCTAGGTACCCGAGTCGTGCACGCATCACGGATCTGTTCTGTGTGTATGATGGCCCAAACTCTAGCACTTCCAGGGTCGCGGAGAGAGTGGAGCTTGCAAACAACTTGTACGATGAGTACCAAGATCGAGAGTATGGCGAAGTTGCTCCTCGCCTCATTCACATGGCTCAACTTGCCAAAGAGCTACTGGAGAAGGAGAGGGATGGCACGACCGACTCTTTGAAGCTTGTCCTGGAAGTGTGGATGGACATTCTTATTTACGCGAGCCACAAGTGCAGCAGGGAGTCCCACGCCCAGAAGCTCAATAGTGGTGGCGAGTTGACAACCATCGTGTGGCTTATGGCAGAACACATATACCTAGCGTCGGCCCCAGAAAGAGATGATGTAATATAA